Proteins encoded within one genomic window of Humulus lupulus chromosome 1, drHumLupu1.1, whole genome shotgun sequence:
- the LOC133821781 gene encoding uncharacterized mitochondrial protein AtMg00810-like, which produces MPLPHIKVYSRHPPPISCPIPASLSSDPVPSDDLPNALHEGKSQCAYPISSFFSYNHLSSSSCSFIASIDSILIPKTIRDAISHPSWHNAMIDEMNALDDNGTWDMVDLPSRKRAIGYSSLAFISTRYQECFSSWKSLEGGVYGATSLFYCSGGFRAIVYVDDIFITGNDTRGISSLKYFLHTQFHTKDFGMLKYFLGIEVTQSKQGIFLFQRKYVLELLTETGKLGEKPCSTPMSPNVHLKRDGEPFEVPEKYRRLVGKLNYLTVTRLDIAFSVSIVSQFMSSPTIHHWAVLEQILCYLKGAPGRGIMYADHGHTHIECFSDENWAGSKVDRRSTSGYCIVVGENFVSWKSKKQNVVSRCRAESEYRVMAQSVCEVMWIYQLLTEVGLKTSVLAKL; this is translated from the exons atgcctctgcctcatattaAAGTGTACTCTAGGCATCCACCTCCTATTTCATGTCCTATACCTGCTTCTTTATCATCAGATCCGGTCCCAAGCGATGATCTTCCCAATGCGCTACATGAAGGTAAGAGTCAGTGCGCTTAtcctatttcttcttttttttcttataaTCACTTGTCATCTTCTTCTTGCTCTTTTATTGCTTCCATTGATTCTATCTTGATTCCTAAGACTATTCGTGATGCCATATCTCATCCTAGTTGGCATAATGCAATGATAGATGAGATGAATGCTTTAGATGATAATGGTACTTGGGACATGGTAGATTTACCTTCACGAAAACGGGCCATAGG CTACTCATCATTGGCCTTTATATCAACTAGATATCAAGAATGCTTTTCTTCATGGAAATCTTTAGAAGGAGgtgtatatggagcaacctcTTTGTTTTATTGCTCAGGGGGATTCAGGGCAA ttgtgtatgtggatgatattttTATTACTGGAAATGATACTAGAGGAATCTCATCTCTTAAATATTTCCTTCATACTCAGTTTCACACGAAGGATTTTGGGATGCTCAAGTATTTCTTGGGAATTGAGGTCACTCAGAGTAAACAAGGTATTTTTCTATTTCAAAGAAAATATGTCCTTGAATTGTTGACCGAGACAGGAAAATTGGGCGAAAAGCCTTGTAGTACTCCAATGAGTCCTAATGTGCACCTTAAAAGAGATGGGGAACCATTTGAAGTTCCTGAAAAATATCGCAGGTTGGTTGGAAAGTTGAATTATCTTACCGTGACCCGTCTAGACATTGCATTCTCAGTTAGTATTGTTAGCCAGTTCATGTCATCTCCAACAATTCATCATTGGGCAGTGTTAGAACAAATTTTGTGTTACTTGAAAGGAGCACCAGGACGAGGTATTATGTACGCAGATCATGGGCACACTCATATTGAGTGTTTCTCAGATGAAAATTGGGCAGGTTCCAAGGTGGATAGAAGATCTACATCAGGTTATTGTATTGTTGTTGGAGAAAATTTTGTCTCTTGGAAGAGTAAGAAACAAAATGTTGTGTCACGATGCAGAGCAGAGTCAGAATATAGGGTTATGGCACAGTCTGTGTGTGAGGTAATGTGGATCTATCAACTATTGACTGAAGTAGGACTTAAGACTTCAGTACTAGCAAAATTGTGA